From the genome of Leptospira licerasiae serovar Varillal str. VAR 010, one region includes:
- a CDS encoding TetR/AcrR family transcriptional regulator, whose protein sequence is MGQKGEIAKEKMVRAMAERLEIGGYAGTGLNDIVGDAKAPKGSIYFHFPGGKEELASLALLVSGNELAKELKAGLDSAKSVPAGIQRIFSVLEYRLVSSGFSKGCPIMTTASETASEPSLVNSTCAAVFQDWISILDSFFRKNGFEESKSGELAIGILSLLEGAILISRTSRNTNAIRSASKTAKLLVSEK, encoded by the coding sequence ATGGGTCAGAAGGGAGAAATCGCTAAGGAAAAGATGGTCCGTGCCATGGCGGAACGTTTGGAGATTGGAGGATATGCGGGAACCGGCTTAAACGATATCGTAGGTGACGCAAAAGCCCCCAAAGGTTCGATCTATTTCCATTTTCCCGGCGGAAAGGAGGAATTGGCCTCTTTAGCTCTTCTGGTATCAGGCAATGAATTGGCCAAGGAATTGAAGGCGGGTTTGGATTCTGCTAAATCGGTTCCGGCCGGTATCCAAAGGATATTTTCTGTTTTGGAATACAGACTTGTATCTTCCGGTTTTTCCAAGGGTTGCCCGATCATGACCACAGCTTCCGAGACAGCCTCGGAACCTTCTTTAGTAAATTCCACCTGCGCCGCGGTTTTCCAGGATTGGATCTCCATATTGGATTCGTTTTTCCGGAAGAACGGATTCGAGGAGAGTAAATCCGGCGAACTCGCGATAGGCATTCTTTCCTTATTGGAAGGTGCCATTTTGATTTCCAGGACAAGCCGAAATACGAACGCGATACGCTCCGCTTCTAAAACGGCAAAACTTCTCGTTTCGGAGAAATAA